In the genome of Variovorax sp. PAMC26660, the window CCGCCTCCCGCTTTTCCCGCCTCTTCATGTCCAACCTCATCGTGCACGGCGGTACGCCGCTGCGTGGCCGCATCACTCCCTCCGCCAACAAGAACGCCGTGCTCCCGGTGCTTTGCGCCACCTTGCTCACCTATGAGCCCCTGCGCCTGCATGGCGTGCCCGACATCACCGACGTGCGCAAGATCCTCGACATCTTCCGTACGCTCGGCAGCGACGTGCACATGGACCATGAGACCGGCACGCTCGAACTGCACCACCGCGAGACCACTTTCGACGCGTCGCTGCACCGGCTGCCCGAGGAAATGCGATCGTCCATCATGCTGGTGCCGCCGCTGCTGGCACGCTTCGGCGTGGCGCGGCTGGAAGACAACGTCAAGGGCTGCACCCTGGGCGTGCGCGAGATCGATCCGCACGTGGAGGTGTTCCAGCGCTTCGGCGGCAAGGTCGAGCGCACCGAAGGTTCGCTGCTGGTGCACAGCGACGGTCGGCTGACGCCCACCGACCACTGGCTCGACTACGCCTCGGTCACCACCACCGAGAACTTCGTGCTGTGCGCCGCTGCTGCGGACGGCATTTCGACGCTGACCAATGCCGCGTCGGAGCCGCACGTGCAGGAGTTCTGCCGCTTCATGGCAATGATCGGCGTGCGCATCGAAGGCATGGGCACTTCGCGGGTGACGGTGCATGGCGGCAACGCGCTGAAGGGCGGGGAGTTTCGTTTCGACGAAGACTTCCACGAGATCACGACCTTTTTGGCGCTGGGCGCCATCACGGGTGGTGACGTGGTCGTGCGCAACAGCGCGCCAGAAAACTTCCCGCTGATCGACCGCACCTTTGCCAAGTTCGGCGTGCAGATCACGCACGAAGACGGCTGGTCGCGCGCGATCCGCAGCGGCCCGCTGAAGGTGCAGACGCCTTTCACGAGCAACGTGCTGACCAAGGTCGAGGCGGCGCCATGGCCTTACTTTCCGGTGGACCTGCTGCCGATCTTCATTGCACTGGGCGTGCGCGCGCAGGGCAATGCGATGTTCTGGAACAAGGTGTACGACGGCGCGCTGGGCTGGACGGGCGAACTGTCGAAGTTCGGCGCGCATGTGTTCTCGTCCGATCCGCACCGGCTGATTACCTTCGGCGGCAATCCGCTGACGCCGGCGGTGGTGGAGAGCCCCTACATCATCCGCGTGGCGATTGCGCTGTTCATGGTGGCGGCGAGCATCGAGGGGCGTTCGGAGATCCGCAATGCCACGCCGATCCGGCGCGCGCATCCGCGCTTTGTCGAGAACCTGCGCAGCCTGGGCGTGCAGGTGGAGTGGACCAGCGAGGAATAAGTAGCGGGCGCTGCTGTTCAGGGCGTCGCTCACGCCGACACGGTGTTCTTTTTCGCGAATGTCCCCCGCTTCGCTCCTCCTTTATTTAGCTAAGAAGAGCCCCGTATCGACGTGAGCGCTCAGAGCACTGGTTGATCGGCCGGAAACGCACAGCGTGCCCAGGTGCGAATGACGCCAGGTGCTCCCCGCAGCGAAATAAAGGAGGAGCGAAGCGGGGGACATTCGCGGAGGGGAGCACCTGGTGTCATTCGCACTCGCCCCGAATGAACCCGCCCCGAGCATCACGACGAGCAAGACGCCGTCAAAACCCCGGCACAGGATTGCGCCCCTCACCCGGCACATAGGTGCCCTTGCGATAGGTATAGATCACCGTGCGGTCGACGGTCTGAGCACGGTCGCTGGTGTTGGTCGTTTGCGCGCCGCTGAACACGATGCGCATGTCGCCCGGTTCGTCGTCGGTGCCCAGCACAAACTCCGGCGTGCCGTCCACATCGAAGCAACTGCCGCGCGCCGGGGTCTCCGGGCGCTTGTTTTGCAGCACCTGCTCGCAGGCCTCGTCGGCGCCGCTGTTCGTCGCCGACAGCGGGATGCTGGTGACCAGCTCGTGCACCGTGCTGGCGCCCAGTTCGTAGACCGAGAACCAGGTGCCGCAGTTGCCCTGCCAGCAACTGCCGCTGGTGGTGGTCAGCACGAAGCGCTGCGGCGCGATGCGCTCCACCCTCGTCTGGCCGATGTTGCCCATGAAACCGAGGTAGTCGACGCCGTCGCTGCGCTTGGTGAGCGTCCATCCGTCGGCGCCCTGCTCGAAGAAGTAGGCGCCGAGCCAGGCTCCGGCCACGTGGCTGCTGATGGGTTGGCCCTGGTCGTCGAGCGGCACGGTCTCGGTCAGCATCACGGCGTGCGTGTCGTCCAGGCGCACCACCTCGCGCGGCGACACGTTGGCTTGCTGCTCGGCCTCGCTGCCCGACACGGGCTTGCCGTCATTGCCGATGTCCGGCAACTGCACGGCGCCGCCACGGCCGTCGTCCTTGTCTTCCCAGCCGGGGAATATCAGCGCCATGAGTTCGCCGCGCTTGAGCGTGGCGGCGTTGGTGGGGGCTGGGGCTGCTTCTGTGGTGACTGCTGCCGCCGGAGCGTCTACTGTCGTGGTGGCGGAAGAAGAACTGCTGTCTTCCTGCGAGCAGCCAGCGAGGCCGAAAAGCAGGGCGATGGCGCCTGCAAGCAGGGTGCGCGAAAGAACGGGGCTGGAAACGAGCGGACTGTGCATGCCCGCGATTGTGCCGAAGCCGGGCGGCCATGACCCCGCCGCCAAGGCGACCACCGGCTTGGCGGGAGAATGGCCGGCATCGACACACAAGGAACCTTTCGCATGACGACGCTGAAGCAGATTCTCGGTACCGAACTTCCCCTGATCCAGGCGCCGATGGCCGGCGTGCAAGGCAGCGCGATGGCAATTGCGGTCAGCAATGCAGGCGGGCTCGGCTCGTTGCCCTGCGCCATGTTGAGCGCCGACGCGATGCGCGGCGAACTCGCGGCAATCCGCGCTGGAACAAACAAGCCCTACAACGTCAACTTCTTCTGCCACACACCGCCCGAACCGAGCGCGCAGCGCGAAGCGACTTGGCGCGCCGCGCTGGCGCCGTACTACGCCGAGTACGGCATCGATGCGGCGAGCATCCCGGCCGGGCCGGGCCGCAACCCCTTCAGCGCCGACGTGGCCGATCTGCTGGCCGAGTTCAAGCCCCCGGTCGTGAGCTTTCATTTCGGGCTGCCATCCGAGGCACTGCTGGCGCAGGTGCACGGCTGGGGCGCGAAGGTGCTGGCATCGGCCACCACGCTCGAAGAAGCGCTGTGGCTCGAAGCGCATGGCGCCGATGCCGTCATTGCGCAGGGGCTCGAAGCAGGCGGGCATCGCGGGCACTTTCTCTCGCACGACCTGACGAAGCAGCTCGGCACCTTCGCGCTGCTGCCGCAACTGGTGCGCGCCATCAAGCTGCCCGTGATCGCGGCCGGCGGCATCGCGGATGCGAACGGCGTGGCCGCGGCCATGGCGCTGGGCGCCGCGGGCGTGCAGATCGGCACCGCCTACATGCTGACGCCCGAAGCCACGACCAGTGCGCTGCACCGCGCGGCGCTCAAGAGCGAGGCCGCGCGCCACACGGTGCTGACCAATCTGTTCACGGGCCGGCCGGCACGCGGCATCGTCAATCGCGTGATTCGCGAGCTGGGGCCCATCGGCGCAGCAGCTCCGGAATTTCCACTCGCCACCTCGGCCATCGCGCCGCTGCGCGCCAAGGCCGAAGCCAAGGGCAGTGGCGATTTTTCTCCGCTGTGGTCGGGCCAGAATGCGACCGGCTGCCGCGAGCTGCCCGCAGCGGAAGTCACGCGCGCGTTGGCCCAAGGTTTTTCTACATCGCTCTGAACCCATCCATGACCCAAGTTCACCTGCCCCTCAAGTTCCTGGAACACGCCGCGCAGCCCCAGGTGCGCGAACCCTGGCTGCTGGTGCTGATGCACGGCGTCGGCAGCAACGAGCAGGACCTGTTCGGGCTGGCGCGCATGATGCCGCCGCAGTTTCATGTGCTGAGCCTGCGCGCGCCCTATGTGCTGTCGCCCGATGCCTACGCCTGGTTCGAGTTCCAGATACTGGCCAATGGCGAGCGTCAGATCAACGAAGAGCAGGAGCGCGAAAGCCGCTTCCTGGTCGGCGAGATGATCGCCTCGGCCGCCAAGCAACTCGGTGTGCCGCCGGAGCGCATCGTGGTCGGCGGCTTCAGCCAGGGCGGGATCATGGCGCTGTCGCTGCTGCTGACAAAACCCGAGAGCGTGCGTGCCGCGATGGTGTGGCACAGCCGGCTGCTGTCGCAGGTGGTGCCGCACATTGCGCCGCCCGAGGCCTTCGAGGGCAAGGCGCTGTGGGTGAGCCACGGCAGCGCCGACAACGTGATTCCGCCCAGCGCCGCGGAGGCCACGCGCGAACTGGCGCGCACGCTGCCGCTGGCGTTGTCTGGTTCGGATTTTCCGGGCGCGCACGAGATTCGCCCGGCCGAGCTGCAGGGCTCGCTGGCGTGGCTGCAGTCGCTCAGCGCGCCAGCAGGCGCGCCATGACCATCGCCTGCATCTCGCCGACCCAATCGTCGCGATCGTCGTTCAGGGGCTGCACCAGCAGCCGGTAACGGCGGCCACCCCAGGCGGCGGTCAGCAGTGCGTGGATGGTGGTGGGCGAGGGCGGTGGCTGCAGGTCTTCGCAGGCCGCGAAAGCCTGCATCCAGCGCGCCGCGAGTTCGTCGTACACCCGGCGATGGTGCTTGGGCTCGGCCACGCGGTGTTCGAGCATCAGCATCTCGTGGTCGAAGGCGGGCAGGCCTTCGAGTTGCGCGTCGCAGGTCAGGCGCACCAACCGTTGCACTCGCTCGCGCCACGCGAGATCGGTGAGTGCGATCACCTCGGCGTCGATGCGTGCGAGCAGCGCCTCGACGCAATGGCGCACATAGCCCGAGAGCAACGCTTCCTTGTCGGGAAAGTAGTCGTAGAGCGTGCCGACGGCAATGCCGGTTTCGAGCGCCACGGCGCGCGTGGTCACGCCTTCCCATCCGTGCGCGGTCCAAATCCGAACAAAGGCGTCGTAGATCGCCTGAACGGTGAACTTGCCGCGTGCCTGCGTGGGGCGTTTCAGGGGCTTGGAGCGGGGTGCGGCGGGCATCGACTGGTT includes:
- a CDS encoding NAD(P)H-dependent flavin oxidoreductase, encoding MTTLKQILGTELPLIQAPMAGVQGSAMAIAVSNAGGLGSLPCAMLSADAMRGELAAIRAGTNKPYNVNFFCHTPPEPSAQREATWRAALAPYYAEYGIDAASIPAGPGRNPFSADVADLLAEFKPPVVSFHFGLPSEALLAQVHGWGAKVLASATTLEEALWLEAHGADAVIAQGLEAGGHRGHFLSHDLTKQLGTFALLPQLVRAIKLPVIAAGGIADANGVAAAMALGAAGVQIGTAYMLTPEATTSALHRAALKSEAARHTVLTNLFTGRPARGIVNRVIRELGPIGAAAPEFPLATSAIAPLRAKAEAKGSGDFSPLWSGQNATGCRELPAAEVTRALAQGFSTSL
- a CDS encoding TetR/AcrR family transcriptional regulator → MPAAPRSKPLKRPTQARGKFTVQAIYDAFVRIWTAHGWEGVTTRAVALETGIAVGTLYDYFPDKEALLSGYVRHCVEALLARIDAEVIALTDLAWRERVQRLVRLTCDAQLEGLPAFDHEMLMLEHRVAEPKHHRRVYDELAARWMQAFAACEDLQPPPSPTTIHALLTAAWGGRRYRLLVQPLNDDRDDWVGEMQAMVMARLLAR
- a CDS encoding UDP-N-acetylglucosamine 1-carboxyvinyltransferase, with protein sequence MSNLIVHGGTPLRGRITPSANKNAVLPVLCATLLTYEPLRLHGVPDITDVRKILDIFRTLGSDVHMDHETGTLELHHRETTFDASLHRLPEEMRSSIMLVPPLLARFGVARLEDNVKGCTLGVREIDPHVEVFQRFGGKVERTEGSLLVHSDGRLTPTDHWLDYASVTTTENFVLCAAAADGISTLTNAASEPHVQEFCRFMAMIGVRIEGMGTSRVTVHGGNALKGGEFRFDEDFHEITTFLALGAITGGDVVVRNSAPENFPLIDRTFAKFGVQITHEDGWSRAIRSGPLKVQTPFTSNVLTKVEAAPWPYFPVDLLPIFIALGVRAQGNAMFWNKVYDGALGWTGELSKFGAHVFSSDPHRLITFGGNPLTPAVVESPYIIRVAIALFMVAASIEGRSEIRNATPIRRAHPRFVENLRSLGVQVEWTSEE
- a CDS encoding alpha/beta hydrolase; translation: MTQVHLPLKFLEHAAQPQVREPWLLVLMHGVGSNEQDLFGLARMMPPQFHVLSLRAPYVLSPDAYAWFEFQILANGERQINEEQERESRFLVGEMIASAAKQLGVPPERIVVGGFSQGGIMALSLLLTKPESVRAAMVWHSRLLSQVVPHIAPPEAFEGKALWVSHGSADNVIPPSAAEATRELARTLPLALSGSDFPGAHEIRPAELQGSLAWLQSLSAPAGAP